GGAAAAGACGTCCGCAGACAGAGACGCAGCACAGAGACCCCACTCCACTCACTCGACCACTTCCCTGCAGCCAAGGGAaaagatgcacacacgcacacacctgtCCGAAAACCCCTCTCAACGCTCTAccgccccctttcctccccgTCGTACACGTCGGCTGCTCAGTGGGCCCTCtcactccccctcctcttttccaCACCACGGCCATCCCCTCATCCTCTCGATGACCTCGAGAGCAATCATGCGTGGGAATAAaagaaggggtggggagggaggagggggtgcaggAACGAAGCTACGGCGGGAACAATTGTGGAGACGCGTGGCGAGTCCGCCTCCCCCATCCTTCAAGAGCACTCCCGCACACAAAATGGATAAGGACCATGAATCAAAGAGCGTGTTGCTTCTCAGCCACATGCCAACAACACAAGGAAGACGGTGCTGTGTGACAGAGACACGGCGGCATCTCCTGTAGAGCAGACGCGCGGACCGCCGAAGCATCCGCCAACGCAAAGGCATGTACCGCCTCAACATACTCACGACTGCACCGTGTAGCGCACCCGTGCACGGTGTTGTTTATCGGCTGGATGGAGCTAGAAAGCTTACTCGGCTTTCTGGGTTCTTCCTTCGGTTTTGCAGGTCCATATTGCACATgggatgcagcagcagcagctggtgcaaGCATACCGCCGGTTTTGTGTACTTGTCTGGCGAGGGTTCGTTGTCGAGCTTACGGGAGGCTATCGCCGCTATCCTTCAAGCTCGATACGCCGTCGCGGAACGACTCTGCGTAGCTGGTGCGTAGGCGGCACTGTTTGCACCGCAGGCATGCCATCCTCGCGGAGACCTCAGCTTTCTTATCCGACGACACTCGGTGGGAGATGCGCATCACGCGCAGCATgccgtcccccctcccccgcttgGCAAGCACCTCGCGCTCGTCGCAGGAGTGATTGCAGCCTTTCCATCACACACGGTAAGGCGATGCACACCACCACGAGGAGCATTGTGAGCACTGAACATGATGAGAGCAAGCCAGCTCTTGTGTCCTCAATacgagggaggcggcggcgtgtaGGAGAAGCCGTTCTGGCACGATGCCGATACCATGCACAGACTTTCCAGCGTCATGGCGGGCACCATACCGGGTCAGCCACGCTTCTAAGAAGGGGGTCGGAATGAGGCCCGCATGTTGTCGCCGTTCACTTCGTTGTGTTTTTGATGTgtgtttgggggggggggagggggcgggggcgctGCTTGTTTCCTGCGTGCTCAGAGCGAGTTCTCGCGCATGTAGATACGAGTGTGGCTGTGGGTTTTTTGGCGAGGATGGGGGATGAGGGCGGGAACGACATGTATGCGCGCcacgaagagggagggaagcaCGCTCCGACAGTGGTGAAACTGAGAGACAGGGGAAAGGGTGTGGAAAGGCAAGACCGAGGGCATGAGCGTTGCGAGGGAGTACGAGGGCACAGCGAAAGAAGCAGCGAAGCAAAGTCTCTCACGCGTTCCGTTATAAGTATTCCAGCCTTGCTCGTTCTGCGCGTCTCTCACGTGTGTTGGCGTGTGCTTTTCTAAGAGACATGCCCGCACCCCTGCACAGGAGAAgatgtgtgtgcaggtgtgcccctctctccctcgcgtGCCGTTGTTGCCGTCGCTTCGATTTCGTTACTCTTGTAATGTTACGGAGCACCACTTCAGGACTGGCCCCTCAAACGCCAATCGCGTTGTCGACGGAGAAGAAAAGGTTGACCGTACCTGTGCCTCTGTGTACGATGATGTGTAGAGCACGAGATGCGCAAGCACTACCACGCACACGTCGCTTCTCTGCCTCGTAACTTCCCCAGATACCCCTCGTGCCCCTCAGGCCTACCTCctgcacatacacgcacacgcgcgcataAGAGAGGTGATGGGCCGATGCGCTGTGTAGCCACCGTGCACTGGTATTGACATGACGCGGTGGCTACACGCGCTACCTTGTTCTGTACCGACaggaagcacacacgcacacacatatacaagACAAGAAATGCAACAAGGCGGCATTGCCAGGGGGAGCGGGGAGGGCAGCCTCATGCGCATGGCACGTCGAGAACGACACACCACCTCAGAAGAGTTCTTCAGTGCGCACTCCGCTCTGCCTTTGCCTCCAGTGCCTGTTGCTTGCCCCGCTCAATGGAGGCTGCGAGCTCGCTCATGCCCgcacccgacgccgccgaTACTGCCGCGTATGGTAAGTCTTCGTAGAACTCATGCAGAAACAGAGACATAGACTGCGCCAGCGTCCCCGCGTAGCCGCTCCCCTGGTTGGCGAGCAACGCATCCTGGGAGCCGAGCGCGGCCGCCCCGATGCGCGTGCCCTCGCCCCGCCAGTCGGCATCCTCGCCATCGCCGGGCTCTCCGGAGACGGCGCGCCTGCTCCGATTGCTGCGGTGGGGGTTGGTCACGGCCTCGTCGAGCGCGTCGTTGTCTCGCATCCACGCAATCACCGAGTCTGCAGACACCACGTCGGTTTTGTTGAACACCACGACGAGGGGCACCTGCTGCTTGAGCATGATGCCGCTCGAGTACAACATGGTGGACACGAAGGTTTGCGGGCTGCTCACACAACGCACCGTGTCGGCGACAAAGAGAAGCACCGTGGGAAACACAGCGCCAAAGGAGTCCGCCATGAGCTGCCCTGAGGCGGACCACGTGAACACCTCGATCTGGCCAGGTGTGTCCACGATGATCCAGTCCAGCAtctcctccttcttctccagcagcgacacgacCTGGTGAATCTTTGTGGCGAAGAGGTTCAGCGACGTCATGATGGCGCCGTTCGGGCCCAGCCGGTAGTTCTTCATGACCTCCCCATACCGCACGCTGTCACGGATGTCGATGTTCACGTTGTACGGGGTGTGAGTCACGGCGGGGTCGAGATTGATGAAGTACGAGCGGATGCCGTTCGTGTGGGCGTAGTGCTGCATGCGATGCACCAGCGTGGTTTTGCCAGTGCCGGCCATGCCCACCACAAGGATCACCACCGGCGttgtcgcggcggcagaggtggtgatggctgGTGAGGCTGAGGCTGGGGCAGACGAAGATGTGTCGACCATGATGCAGGGAGGCGATGATGGGGCGAGAACGCAGTATACACAGAgaaatgtgtgtgtggaaagggacggcgacggaggaggctgaAGGATGCTGCACTGGTAGGTCGAAAGACCCGTGTGATACGTTGTATGCatgtacacgcacacacacacacacacacaggaaagCCATGcgcatagagagagagaggaggaggaggaggaggaggaagggggtgtgGGATGTGGGTGGTGGTCAAGATGGCATAGAGAACAAAGGTGGCTAGACATAACATCATTGGTGTGCCCGAGCGAAACGAGAAATCGAGAACTTTGTATGTTTGTGCGGAGGAGTCGAGGGAGAAGAcggccacgcgcgcgcatgccATAACGGAcgtaccccctcccccctccctcctcctccttacCTCCGTGGCTCACGTTCCCCGCCCTTCAGTGCTCGCCCGTTAACGCACGCGCTTGCTGCGCCACTTTTGCTTCACGTCCCAAAACCTGCTCGCCACCTGCCTCTCTGAGAGATCCAACACGTGCACCTGCACCACAAAGACGAAGGCAAGGATTCCACGCGTCGCGGTTGTGTTGGGGCGTTGGCCTGATGCGCTCCTGTTTCCTTCTCTTGTAAAGTTAGACGCCGCTACCACCCATTCGTTGTCAttgagaaggggaggggggcgagaggggagTGCAAGAGCACCGTGTAAGTGGCAACTATATGCAGActgtggggaggaggaggaggggggggggcagagaggggCAGGGGCGTGGCTGCGGCTTGGGTtggagcgagagaaagaaaaagagaaggatggagagaggaaaacgaaaaggagaCGAGCGGGGCGCTACGAGGAGAAGCTGTCAGAgtcgtcctcctccagcgcacaccactccctctcctctcccgagtctcccctctctcttatACACAGCCCCTCTCTCAGGCATCATtaaagagggagggggagataCAAAACGCAGAGGGCTACGGCACACTCGTGACGCGTGTAGATATACACACGTACACTTAGCCATTTATCAACCAACAACACGTCCAGACACACAACCCCTTGGGGGCTGGTGCCAGGGCAGGAAGAGAGacgggaaggagaggggaagggccAACACATAGCTAGATTGTCTATCGCAACATCCACAGCGCCTCTGttcctgtgcgcgtgcttgtaTTGTgagtgtgcatgtgcgcgcatgAGGGCTCctggtggagggagggggtggtgtcGGCCACTGCGTCACTGCCACGTgcagcctcctccctctccgcacAGACTTTACATCATGCCATGCACCATCTTTGCCTTCTACTCCTCTTTTCGATAGTGTACCCGCTCTACCCCGTCACTCCTCTACATTCGACTTCGCATCACACTTCGATCATGTCTTCTACAAGGTGAATCGATTACGTCGAGCGACATCACTGAAAATCACGTGGCCTGTGCCATGAGCGCGCAGAGGTGACCCATCGCCGCCGCATACTCGCGCTCGCTCATGCACGATGACCGGAGCAGCGTCGCACGCCACTGTGCCAGGCGACTCGCGACACACAGCAAGTCTCCCTTCATCGGCAGCTGCacgtggaggagcagagcTGATACAGTGGCCGCCaaccgcgccgccgtcgaaAACAAGGTGAGCTTTACCCTCTCGCATTCACCGTGGTGTCGACGACGGGGCGAAAGGTGCATGtaggcggcgctgctggcg
This genomic interval from Leishmania major strain Friedlin complete genome, chromosome 13 contains the following:
- a CDS encoding putative XPA-interacting protein, which gives rise to MVDTSSSAPASASPAITTSAAATTPVVILVVGMAGTGKTTLVHRMQHYAHTNGIRSYFINLDPAVTHTPYNVNIDIRDSVRYGEVMKNYRLGPNGAIMTSLNLFATKIHQVVSLLEKKEEMLDWIIVDTPGQIEVFTWSASGQLMADSFGAVFPTVLLFVADTVRCVSSPQTFVSTMLYSSGIMLKQQVPLVVVFNKTDVVSADSVIAWMRDNDALDEAVTNPHRSNRSRRAVSGEPGDGEDADWRGEGTRIGAAALGSQDALLANQGSGYAGTLAQSMSLFLHEFYEDLPYAAVSAASGAGMSELAASIERGKQQALEAKAERSAH